Proteins from one Halanaerobiaceae bacterium ANBcell28 genomic window:
- the gspG gene encoding type II secretion system major pseudopilin GspG, which produces MRMLRTFKNERGFTLIEVLIVVVIIGFLAATVGPNLFNRVSDARQTAAQNQLAIFELALDSYRLDNGQYPTTQQGLDALVSEPSIPPYAHNWNGPYLDSNEIPLDPWGNNYHYRNPGNHNEYKYDLWSFGRNNMEGGSGEDEDVTNW; this is translated from the coding sequence ATGAGAATGTTAAGGACTTTTAAAAATGAAAGAGGATTTACTTTGATTGAGGTTTTAATAGTTGTAGTAATTATTGGATTTTTGGCTGCTACCGTAGGTCCTAATTTATTTAACAGAGTATCAGATGCTAGACAAACAGCAGCACAAAATCAACTGGCTATTTTTGAACTTGCTCTTGATAGCTATCGTCTTGATAATGGTCAGTATCCAACCACTCAGCAAGGATTAGATGCATTAGTAAGCGAACCTAGCATCCCTCCATATGCACATAATTGGAATGGTCCTTATCTAGATTCAAATGAAATTCCTCTGGATCCATGGGGAAATAACTATCATTATCGCAATCCAGGTAATCACAATGAATATAAATATGACCTCTGGTCTTTTGGTAGAAATAATATGGAAGGCGGGAGTGGTGAAGACGAAGATGTTACTAACTGGTAG
- a CDS encoding type II secretion system F family protein, with amino-acid sequence MAEYIYQAYNKKGKQIRGSIEAVSETEAVNILSKEGLFPSKVEQRGKAENTDNNQVNYSISQKKGDMQIFFTRQLANLLLAGIQLADALNILTKMMSNNNYKDIVEDIHNKLKSGKSFAESLATSSGKFSDDYINMIQAGEESGALGITCKKLAATLEERKKLKSFVITSLIYPCVLLIVCILAVIVMLVFVLPRFLDIYQSYDMTLPWITQIVLNISSFLQNNLLQIILFFIAIIVFARLYYNTSSGRNNLSKFLLKVPIVGIVLKESEISNFAANLSLMLDSGVPLLKSLSIVSETAANIVYQDGVKRVARDVKNGKKLSESLTSSGVFPEILNYMIMIGEETGQLSSMLEQVSKQYKEEYQNNINRLLNIFEPIVILLMGLGVGGIVIAMLLPILSLSNISF; translated from the coding sequence ATGGCTGAGTATATTTACCAGGCATATAATAAAAAAGGGAAACAAATTAGAGGTAGTATAGAAGCAGTTTCAGAAACTGAGGCTGTCAATATACTTTCAAAAGAAGGCTTGTTTCCATCTAAAGTAGAACAAAGAGGAAAGGCAGAGAATACGGATAATAATCAAGTGAATTATTCCATATCTCAAAAAAAAGGCGATATGCAAATCTTTTTTACTAGACAGTTGGCTAATTTGTTGTTAGCAGGAATACAATTAGCTGATGCTTTAAATATTTTAACTAAAATGATGTCCAATAATAACTATAAAGATATAGTTGAAGATATTCATAATAAACTAAAGTCCGGTAAAAGTTTTGCTGAATCACTAGCCACATCTTCAGGTAAGTTTTCAGATGATTATATTAATATGATACAAGCCGGAGAAGAAAGTGGTGCTTTAGGTATAACTTGTAAAAAGCTTGCTGCAACTTTGGAAGAAAGAAAAAAATTAAAATCCTTTGTTATAACTAGTTTGATATATCCTTGTGTTTTGCTTATTGTTTGTATTTTGGCAGTTATAGTAATGCTAGTTTTTGTATTACCTAGATTTCTTGATATATATCAGTCTTATGACATGACTTTACCCTGGATTACTCAAATTGTTTTAAATATCAGTTCATTCTTACAAAACAATTTATTACAAATTATACTATTTTTTATAGCTATTATAGTATTTGCTCGGCTTTATTATAATACAAGCAGTGGCAGAAACAATTTAAGTAAATTTTTATTAAAAGTGCCTATTGTGGGTATTGTGCTTAAGGAATCAGAAATCAGTAATTTTGCAGCAAATCTTAGTTTGATGTTAGATAGTGGAGTGCCATTATTAAAGTCATTAAGTATTGTTTCGGAAACAGCTGCTAATATAGTTTATCAAGATGGTGTAAAAAGAGTGGCGAGGGATGTCAAAAATGGTAAAAAGCTATCAGAATCACTTACTAGCTCAGGAGTTTTTCCTGAAATTTTAAATTATATGATTATGATTGGTGAAGAAACTGGACAACTATCCAGTATGTTAGAACAGGTGTCTAAGCAATATAAAGAAGAATATCAAAATAATATAAATAGATTGCTTAATATATTTGAGCCTATAGTAATTTTACTTATGGGGCTTGGAGTGGGTGGTATTGTAATAGCGATGTTACTACCTATTTTAAGTTTAAGTAATATCTCATTTTAA
- a CDS encoding GspE/PulE family protein produces the protein MINKLEVNTNLIKKYPRDMLKEYRLLPAYVEENKLVLYCEKRPPLTILDSLQVYGGRRITLNKISGEELDILLNEYLDAPLDTVEEMLNDLNNDNINDFTSIELDLKTENLEELAQEAPVIRLVNAILTSGLKKNASDIHIEPFEDSLKLRFRIDGVLYAEPAPPRELFPAIITRIKIMARMNIAERRLPQEGRIRIKVLGREVDIRVSCTPTLYGESVVLRILDRAAYLLELENLGFRDDMLINYRNLVNIPHGILLVTGPTGSGKTTTLYATLNELNIPGKKIITVEDPVEYQLDGVNQIQVKPEIDFSFARGLRSILRQDPDIIMIGEIRDVETAKIAIQAALTGHLVLATLHTNDAASAITRLINMGVEEYLLAATIKGVLAQRLVRVLCPDCRRKDDIKKDKYDRYISEENKSQGFYTAVGCDNCNDIGYKNRLGIYELLTITEDLEELIIKNASANSIKNMAIKDGFKDLMTDGLLKAGEGITSLDEIIRVTKN, from the coding sequence ATGATTAATAAATTAGAAGTTAATACCAACTTAATAAAGAAGTATCCTAGAGACATGCTTAAAGAATATCGTCTTCTTCCAGCTTATGTGGAAGAAAATAAGCTTGTACTATATTGCGAAAAGAGACCTCCGCTGACAATTTTAGATAGTTTGCAAGTTTATGGAGGAAGAAGAATAACGCTTAATAAAATTTCTGGTGAAGAATTAGATATTTTATTAAATGAATATCTTGATGCTCCGTTAGATACAGTCGAAGAAATGCTTAATGATTTAAATAATGATAATATTAATGATTTTACTAGCATAGAGCTTGATTTAAAGACAGAGAACCTGGAAGAACTGGCTCAAGAAGCTCCGGTTATCCGTTTGGTTAATGCTATTTTAACATCTGGATTAAAGAAAAACGCAAGTGATATTCACATTGAACCTTTTGAAGATTCTCTTAAGCTTAGATTCAGGATAGATGGAGTACTTTATGCAGAACCTGCACCACCAAGGGAACTTTTTCCAGCTATTATAACTAGAATAAAGATAATGGCTAGAATGAATATTGCGGAACGTCGTTTGCCTCAAGAAGGTAGAATTAGAATAAAAGTTCTAGGTCGTGAAGTGGATATTAGGGTCTCATGTACACCTACACTTTATGGCGAGAGTGTAGTATTGCGTATCTTAGATAGAGCTGCTTATTTGCTAGAATTAGAAAATTTAGGATTCAGAGATGATATGTTGATTAACTATAGAAATCTAGTTAATATACCCCATGGGATATTATTGGTTACTGGACCGACAGGGAGTGGAAAAACAACAACATTATATGCAACACTTAATGAATTGAACATACCTGGCAAGAAGATAATTACTGTTGAAGATCCTGTTGAATATCAGTTAGACGGTGTAAATCAAATACAGGTAAAGCCAGAAATAGATTTTTCTTTTGCGCGTGGTTTAAGGTCTATCTTACGTCAGGATCCAGATATAATTATGATTGGTGAAATAAGGGATGTAGAGACAGCTAAAATTGCTATTCAGGCTGCTTTGACTGGTCATTTGGTTTTAGCTACTTTGCATACAAACGATGCAGCAAGTGCTATAACTCGACTAATTAATATGGGAGTTGAAGAGTATTTATTAGCTGCTACAATTAAAGGAGTTTTGGCACAGCGCTTAGTAAGGGTATTATGTCCAGATTGCCGCAGAAAAGACGACATAAAAAAAGACAAATATGACAGATACATATCAGAAGAAAACAAATCCCAGGGTTTTTACACAGCAGTTGGATGTGATAATTGTAATGATATTGGTTATAAAAATAGATTAGGTATATATGAATTATTAACAATTACGGAAGATTTAGAAGAACTAATTATTAAAAATGCAAGTGCAAATAGCATAAAAAATATGGCTATTAAAGATGGCTTTAAAGACCTAATGACAGATGGTTTATTAAAGGCAGGAGAGGGAATTACTTCTCTCGATGAAATTATTAGGGTTACAAAAAATTAA
- a CDS encoding glycoside hydrolase family 9 protein, whose translation MLRLKKYLFTFFLVLPLVFIFVQPIIASELLFNYAEALQLSLHFFDANRCGPVSSESRLEWRGDCHVKDMYRSYEDLSLPISYIMDNIEVFDPDNSGYIDVSGGFHDAGDHMKFGLPQSYTASTIGWAYYEFKEAFQETGTEEHMLEILKHFNDYFLRSTFRDENGDVIAFVYMVGEGTIDHNYWGPPELQANSEHNDRPVEVAYPESPASDQAAGAAAALTLMYLNYQDIDPVYAEKCLDTAIALYEFAREYRGLGRSGGFYSSSNDNDEMSWAAVWLYIATGELEYIDHIMAVDSSNRYTGYVSAIIDTTENSWQNIWTHCWDTVWGGVFMKLANLFPDNELYDYLARWNLEYWSGGQVPHEDPADTNYLEPTPAGFGVISTWGSARYNATAQFLAMVYQKYNPERTDITDWAKSQMEYLMGDNPMGYSYIVGYSDEYVQHPHHRAAHGSLTNSMEDPPEHRHTLWGALVGGPGPDDEHVDSTIDYIYNEVAIDYNAGFVGALAGLYLLYGEGDKPIENFPPAVPEVEEFYTEARLEQENNERTQITITLNNDTVYPPRIEDSLSLRYYFDISELIDAGQTIDDISYDIYYDENEALYDGSVQTSGPFHWDGSVYYVEIAWSEYQIHGKREVHLALMAGLDSKWEANWDPSNDFSREGITEVDSRTPRIPVYLNGVKVYGEEPPSSGTVPVAPELSVILYEELREVLLEWSSVPMAEGYQVIWDADIGLPNNEIIEIGDRTSYTIENLSENNTYTFYVRAYNHFGVSNSSNVEKVIIDGSNIEFLLGDINNDGVINSLDLTLLGRYLIGSISEFEFEYGKKAADFNEDGYIDSLDYVFLSRFVLTDDKL comes from the coding sequence ATGCTGAGATTAAAAAAATATTTGTTTACATTTTTTCTAGTTTTACCTTTAGTTTTTATTTTTGTTCAGCCTATTATAGCTTCAGAATTGCTTTTTAATTATGCAGAGGCTTTACAATTATCGCTACATTTCTTTGATGCAAATCGATGTGGTCCAGTAAGTAGTGAGAGCAGGTTAGAATGGAGAGGGGATTGTCATGTAAAGGATATGTATCGAAGTTATGAGGATTTAAGTTTGCCAATCTCCTATATTATGGATAATATAGAAGTGTTTGATCCTGATAATTCAGGATATATTGACGTAAGTGGTGGTTTTCATGATGCAGGTGATCATATGAAGTTTGGCTTGCCACAATCATATACAGCATCTACTATAGGGTGGGCTTATTATGAATTTAAAGAAGCCTTTCAGGAAACAGGTACAGAAGAACATATGTTAGAGATACTAAAGCATTTTAATGACTATTTTTTACGATCTACTTTTAGAGATGAAAATGGAGACGTTATTGCTTTTGTTTATATGGTAGGGGAAGGTACTATTGATCATAACTATTGGGGACCTCCAGAGCTACAAGCAAATTCAGAGCATAATGATAGGCCAGTTGAGGTAGCTTATCCAGAATCACCGGCAAGTGATCAGGCTGCTGGAGCTGCGGCAGCATTGACTTTAATGTATTTAAATTATCAAGATATTGATCCAGTTTATGCAGAAAAATGTCTTGATACAGCTATTGCTTTGTATGAATTTGCCAGGGAGTATCGGGGATTAGGTAGATCTGGTGGTTTTTATTCTTCTAGCAATGATAACGATGAAATGTCCTGGGCAGCTGTTTGGTTATATATAGCTACAGGTGAATTGGAATATATTGATCATATCATGGCAGTGGATAGCAGCAATCGGTACACAGGTTATGTTTCTGCTATTATAGATACTACAGAAAATAGTTGGCAAAATATTTGGACACATTGTTGGGATACAGTATGGGGTGGCGTCTTTATGAAACTGGCAAACTTATTTCCTGATAATGAGCTATACGATTATTTGGCACGTTGGAATTTAGAGTATTGGTCTGGTGGTCAGGTACCACATGAAGATCCTGCTGACACAAATTATTTAGAGCCCACTCCAGCAGGTTTTGGAGTAATAAGCACCTGGGGATCTGCTCGTTATAATGCTACAGCACAGTTTTTGGCTATGGTATATCAGAAATATAATCCTGAAAGAACTGATATTACTGACTGGGCAAAAAGTCAAATGGAGTATTTGATGGGTGATAACCCTATGGGTTATTCATATATAGTTGGCTATAGTGATGAATATGTACAACACCCTCATCATAGGGCTGCTCATGGTTCTTTGACCAATAGTATGGAAGATCCTCCAGAGCATCGGCATACCCTTTGGGGAGCATTAGTAGGTGGCCCAGGGCCTGATGATGAACACGTTGATAGTACAATTGATTATATATATAATGAAGTTGCAATCGATTATAATGCGGGATTTGTAGGTGCGTTGGCAGGCTTATATTTACTATATGGTGAAGGTGATAAACCTATTGAGAACTTTCCACCAGCAGTACCAGAAGTTGAAGAATTTTATACAGAAGCTCGACTGGAACAGGAAAACAACGAACGGACTCAAATAACTATTACTTTAAATAATGATACAGTGTACCCACCAAGAATTGAAGATAGTCTAAGTCTTAGGTATTATTTTGATATCTCCGAGCTTATTGATGCCGGACAAACTATCGATGATATTTCCTATGATATATATTATGATGAAAATGAAGCACTATACGATGGTAGTGTTCAAACTAGTGGTCCTTTTCATTGGGATGGTAGTGTCTATTATGTAGAAATTGCCTGGTCAGAATATCAAATTCATGGAAAAAGAGAAGTACATCTTGCTTTGATGGCAGGTTTGGATTCAAAATGGGAAGCTAACTGGGATCCAAGCAATGACTTTAGTAGAGAAGGAATTACTGAGGTGGACAGTAGGACGCCTAGAATACCAGTCTATTTAAATGGAGTTAAAGTATACGGTGAAGAACCACCTTCGTCAGGTACTGTGCCAGTTGCGCCAGAATTGTCTGTAATACTATATGAAGAACTTAGAGAAGTTTTATTAGAGTGGAGTAGTGTACCTATGGCTGAAGGATATCAAGTTATTTGGGATGCAGATATAGGCCTTCCTAATAATGAGATTATTGAAATAGGAGATAGAACAAGTTATACAATAGAAAATCTAAGTGAAAATAATACTTATACATTCTATGTAAGAGCATATAATCATTTTGGAGTTAGTAATTCTTCAAATGTAGAAAAAGTGATTATAGATGGTTCAAATATAGAGTTCCTTTTAGGAGATATAAATAATGATGGTGTTATAAATAGTCTGGATCTTACGTTATTAGGTCGTTATTTGATCGGTTCTATCTCTGAATTTGAGTTTGAATATGGAAAAAAAGCAGCTGATTTTAATGAAGACGGCTATATAGATTCATTAGATTATGTATTTTTATCAAGATTTGTGCTAACAGATGACAAATTATAA
- a CDS encoding endo-1,4-beta-xylanase, protein MLNKLKVNKALFTSVLILMFILFALPLMASENLITNPGFETGELGDWFPYGDDCSVTVVSTEARSGDYSAYVTGRLEEYEGVAQELLDLVSSGKYYYVSAWVKVEGSQSVESIITVRRTDSVDTHFERVTESTVRPGQWQQLSGVYQVTGNNLSEVILYIEGPPPGVSFYVDDVSVVELEGAENWEAEANARIEELRKRDVQVRVVDQNNNPVPGAYVDVSQVSKSYPFGSALSIDSFHNPQYTDFFKENFNWAVFENAAKWYHTEPSRGNYNYRDSDMMYEWCEENDIKVRGHCVFWAVDQYVQHWVQNLSDQELRQEVDKRLEDIVPRYRGKFLHWDVNNEMLHGDFYARRLGEDIRTYMFQRTKELDPDAKLFINDYNVISYSSTDAYAAQIQDLLDQGAPIEGIGAQGHFGETVDPIEVKSRLDRLAEFGLPIWISEYDSTTPDEYQRADNLETLYRLAYSHPAVEGIMMWGFWASDHWRGQDAAIVNHDWSLNEAGRRYQQLMDEWETHESGYTNNAGSYNFRGFHGNYDITVNVPGQDTIVRNIDVEEGSGTVNLIINVDGGGVPGMIGDLNGDGVINSLDYTILGRYLLDEISEFPVANGEVLADINGDGVIDSRDLVLLGRYVVGMIDEF, encoded by the coding sequence ATGTTAAATAAACTAAAAGTTAATAAAGCTTTATTTACTTCTGTGTTAATTTTAATGTTTATTTTGTTTGCATTACCATTAATGGCTTCTGAAAACTTAATTACTAACCCAGGTTTTGAAACAGGTGAATTAGGTGATTGGTTTCCTTATGGGGATGATTGCTCTGTAACCGTTGTTTCTACAGAAGCACGTAGTGGAGATTACTCCGCTTATGTAACTGGGAGATTAGAGGAATATGAAGGTGTTGCCCAGGAGTTACTTGATCTTGTTTCTTCTGGAAAATATTATTATGTTTCTGCCTGGGTTAAAGTAGAAGGTTCACAATCAGTTGAGTCAATTATAACTGTTAGAAGAACAGATTCAGTTGATACACATTTTGAAAGAGTTACAGAAAGTACAGTTCGGCCAGGTCAATGGCAGCAGCTTTCTGGTGTTTATCAAGTCACTGGTAATAATCTAAGTGAAGTAATACTCTATATTGAAGGGCCACCACCAGGTGTGAGTTTTTATGTAGACGATGTTTCAGTTGTAGAACTAGAAGGCGCAGAAAACTGGGAAGCAGAAGCTAATGCAAGAATTGAAGAACTGCGTAAAAGAGATGTTCAAGTTAGAGTAGTTGATCAAAACAACAATCCAGTACCAGGGGCTTATGTTGATGTTAGTCAAGTAAGTAAATCATATCCTTTTGGTTCTGCCTTAAGTATAGATTCATTCCATAATCCACAGTATACCGATTTCTTTAAAGAAAACTTCAACTGGGCAGTATTTGAAAACGCTGCTAAGTGGTATCATACTGAACCAAGTCGCGGTAATTATAATTATCGAGATTCTGATATGATGTATGAATGGTGTGAAGAAAATGATATAAAAGTAAGGGGACACTGTGTTTTTTGGGCAGTAGATCAGTATGTACAACATTGGGTACAAAACTTAAGTGATCAGGAACTAAGGCAGGAAGTAGATAAGAGATTAGAAGATATTGTTCCAAGATATAGAGGTAAATTTTTACATTGGGATGTAAATAATGAGATGCTACATGGAGACTTTTATGCTAGAAGACTTGGCGAAGATATTAGGACATATATGTTCCAAAGAACTAAAGAATTGGATCCAGATGCAAAATTATTTATAAATGATTATAATGTAATCTCCTATTCATCAACAGATGCTTATGCTGCACAGATACAGGATTTATTAGATCAAGGAGCACCAATTGAAGGTATTGGAGCTCAGGGACACTTTGGTGAAACTGTAGATCCAATTGAAGTAAAATCTAGATTAGATAGGCTAGCTGAATTTGGTTTACCAATTTGGATTTCAGAATATGATTCAACTACTCCAGATGAGTACCAAAGAGCTGATAATTTAGAGACTTTATATCGTCTCGCATACAGTCATCCAGCTGTTGAAGGCATAATGATGTGGGGATTCTGGGCTAGTGATCATTGGAGAGGTCAAGATGCTGCTATAGTTAATCACGATTGGTCTCTAAATGAAGCTGGTAGAAGATATCAACAATTAATGGACGAGTGGGAGACCCATGAATCAGGTTATACGAATAACGCTGGTAGTTATAATTTTAGAGGTTTCCATGGTAATTATGATATTACTGTTAATGTTCCTGGTCAAGATACTATTGTTAGGAATATAGATGTGGAAGAAGGTTCTGGAACTGTTAACCTTATAATTAATGTAGATGGTGGAGGTGTTCCGGGTATGATTGGAGATTTAAATGGTGATGGTGTGATTAATTCTCTTGACTATACTATATTAGGAAGATATTTGCTTGATGAAATTTCTGAATTTCCTGTAGCAAATGGTGAGGTCTTAGCAGATATTAATGGGGATGGAGTTATAGATTCTCGAGACCTTGTACTTTTAGGAAGGTATGTAGTAGGTATGATTGATGAATTCTAG
- a CDS encoding cellulase family glycosylhydrolase: MKRKFLLVLMFCVFILLFTTITSLAANDEDLSWLTVVDGTRIVNQEGHEVWLTGTNWFGFNTGSNMYDGLWGANMEEAIKGMANRGINLLRVPVSTEIVYSWSQGIYPEPSSLNDFVNPELDGLNSFEIFDKSVQLLNKYGMKMMPTIHSPTSHAMGHLYPLWYEDEFTTEVWISSLEWLVEQYRYDDTIIAIDINNEPHGSPMDDLFAKWDGSTDENNWKYAAERCGERLLAINPNLLIVVEGVYAYPREGYDYTAVDVWGEESFYHWTWWGGNLRGVKDYPVDLGQHQSQLVYSPHDYGPLVHDQPWFYDGFNEETLYDDVWRDNWFYIMEDNIAPLLIGEWGGFMDGGRNEKWMAHLRDFIVEHRIHHTFWCYNANSGDTGGLVMHDFITWEEDKYELLKPALWQDDQGRFVGLDRHTPLGENGSNVTEYYGGEIGNGDNGNNGDNGDNGDTLVKGDLNNDGKIDSLDYNLMSQYVLSRIDTFPVDDDLAVGDLNGDSVINTLDQVLLGRYILGEISEF, from the coding sequence ATGAAAAGGAAATTTCTCTTAGTGTTAATGTTTTGTGTATTTATCTTGCTGTTTACTACGATTACATCGTTAGCAGCAAATGATGAAGATTTGTCTTGGCTAACTGTAGTGGATGGTACTAGAATTGTTAACCAGGAAGGACATGAAGTCTGGCTAACAGGTACAAATTGGTTTGGATTTAATACTGGCTCAAATATGTATGATGGTCTCTGGGGTGCTAATATGGAAGAAGCCATCAAGGGAATGGCTAACCGTGGAATTAACCTTTTAAGAGTACCTGTTTCCACAGAAATTGTATATAGTTGGTCTCAAGGTATTTATCCTGAACCAAGTAGCCTTAATGATTTCGTTAATCCAGAATTAGATGGATTAAATAGTTTTGAAATATTTGATAAGTCTGTTCAACTTCTTAATAAGTATGGTATGAAGATGATGCCTACTATTCATAGTCCAACATCACATGCAATGGGACATCTGTATCCTCTCTGGTATGAAGATGAATTTACTACAGAAGTATGGATATCTTCTTTAGAATGGCTTGTGGAACAATATAGGTATGACGATACAATAATTGCTATTGATATTAATAATGAACCACATGGTAGTCCCATGGATGATTTATTTGCCAAATGGGATGGATCAACAGATGAAAACAATTGGAAATATGCTGCTGAAAGATGTGGAGAAAGGTTATTAGCAATTAACCCTAATCTATTAATTGTAGTTGAAGGTGTCTATGCCTATCCAAGAGAAGGTTATGATTATACCGCAGTTGATGTATGGGGTGAAGAAAGTTTTTATCATTGGACATGGTGGGGAGGAAATTTAAGAGGTGTAAAAGATTATCCTGTTGATCTTGGTCAACATCAAAGCCAGTTAGTATATTCACCTCATGATTATGGTCCTTTAGTTCATGACCAACCCTGGTTCTATGATGGTTTTAACGAAGAAACCTTATATGATGATGTATGGAGAGATAATTGGTTTTATATCATGGAAGACAATATTGCCCCTCTACTTATAGGAGAATGGGGCGGATTCATGGATGGAGGTCGCAATGAAAAATGGATGGCTCATTTACGCGACTTTATCGTAGAACATAGAATCCATCATACTTTTTGGTGTTATAATGCTAACTCTGGAGATACTGGTGGTTTGGTAATGCATGACTTTATTACCTGGGAAGAAGATAAATATGAATTATTAAAGCCAGCACTGTGGCAAGATGACCAAGGTAGGTTTGTTGGTCTTGACCGACATACACCTCTTGGAGAAAACGGCAGCAATGTAACCGAGTATTATGGTGGTGAAATTGGTAATGGCGACAATGGTAATAATGGTGATAACGGAGATAATGGAGATACACTAGTTAAGGGAGATCTGAATAATGATGGAAAAATTGATTCACTAGATTATAATCTAATGAGCCAATATGTACTATCAAGAATTGATACTTTCCCTGTAGATGACGATTTAGCAGTTGGAGATTTAAATGGAGATTCAGTAATTAACACATTAGATCAAGTTTTATTAGGACGTTATATCTTAGGCGAGATAAGCGAGTTTTAA
- a CDS encoding cellulase family glycosylhydrolase, whose protein sequence is MKRKYLLILSLIIIFTLSILPQIIAAENDGNWFYVEGNNIVDSYGNKVWLTGANWFGFNCRERMLLDSYHSDIIAVMEKVADKGINVVRLPISTELLYSWSQGEYPPSVDTSYNNPDLEGLNSFELFNFMLENFRRLGMKVILCVHSAESDNMGHVYPLWFKGDITEEVFKSSWVWVANEYKDDDTIIGFDLKNEPHTNTGSIKRISESAIWDDSDRPTNWKRAAEETALKVLEVHPNALIFIEGIEMYPKDGIWDEEEINTCPWTGNDDYYFNWWGGNLRGVRDYPIDLGEFQNKLVYSPHDYGPIVYEQPWFRDEFVSADDERAKEILYEECWGDNWAFIMEEEISPLLLGEWGGMTEGDHVLLDLNKKYLRSIRDYIIENKYLLHHTFWCINVDSMDTGGLLTRGEGSEFPGGRDLKWDDYKYDNYLLPVLWTNDEGKFIGLDREIPLGNNGITLADHYGDNDIEIILGDVNGDQAVNSLDYTLLSRYVLGEDIDLVLEAADINQDGVINSLDVSVLGRILLGN, encoded by the coding sequence ATGAAAAGAAAATATTTATTAATATTAAGTTTAATTATAATCTTTACATTATCAATTTTACCCCAAATTATTGCAGCAGAAAATGATGGTAACTGGTTTTATGTAGAAGGGAATAATATTGTAGATAGCTATGGTAATAAAGTATGGTTAACTGGTGCTAATTGGTTTGGATTTAACTGTAGAGAAAGAATGCTCTTAGATTCGTATCACAGTGATATTATCGCTGTAATGGAAAAAGTAGCCGACAAAGGTATTAATGTAGTTAGATTACCTATATCAACAGAGTTATTATATTCCTGGAGCCAAGGTGAATATCCTCCATCTGTAGATACCAGTTATAATAACCCAGATTTAGAAGGTTTAAATAGTTTTGAGTTATTTAATTTTATGTTGGAGAACTTTAGAAGATTGGGAATGAAAGTTATTTTATGTGTACACAGTGCTGAATCAGATAATATGGGGCATGTTTATCCACTATGGTTTAAAGGAGACATAACAGAAGAAGTATTTAAATCCTCCTGGGTTTGGGTGGCTAATGAATATAAAGATGATGATACAATTATAGGATTTGACCTAAAAAATGAACCTCACACAAATACTGGTAGTATTAAAAGAATTTCAGAAAGTGCAATCTGGGATGATTCTGATAGACCAACTAACTGGAAAAGAGCAGCAGAAGAAACTGCATTAAAAGTCTTGGAGGTTCACCCAAATGCACTAATATTTATTGAAGGTATAGAAATGTATCCAAAAGATGGAATTTGGGATGAAGAAGAAATAAATACATGTCCCTGGACAGGAAATGATGATTACTATTTCAATTGGTGGGGCGGTAATTTAAGAGGAGTTAGAGACTATCCAATTGATCTAGGAGAATTTCAGAATAAACTTGTTTATTCACCACATGATTATGGCCCTATAGTATATGAACAACCTTGGTTTAGAGATGAGTTTGTTAGCGCAGATGATGAACGAGCAAAAGAAATACTGTATGAGGAATGTTGGGGCGATAATTGGGCCTTTATAATGGAAGAAGAAATTTCCCCATTACTACTTGGTGAATGGGGCGGGATGACAGAAGGAGACCATGTATTACTTGATTTGAATAAAAAATATTTAAGGTCTATTAGAGACTATATTATAGAAAATAAATATCTACTTCACCATACTTTCTGGTGTATAAATGTAGATTCTATGGATACTGGTGGATTATTGACTCGTGGTGAAGGTAGTGAATTCCCAGGAGGTAGAGACCTTAAGTGGGACGATTATAAATATGATAATTATTTATTACCTGTCTTATGGACTAATGATGAAGGAAAGTTTATTGGTCTAGATCGAGAAATACCGCTAGGAAATAATGGAATTACTTTAGCAGATCATTATGGAGATAACGATATTGAAATTATATTAGGTGATGTTAACGGCGATCAGGCAGTAAATTCTCTTGATTACACTTTACTTAGTAGATATGTTTTAGGAGAAGACATAGATTTAGTTTTAGAAGCAGCTGATATAAATCAAGATGGTGTAATTAATTCACTTGATGTTTCTGTGTTAGGACGGATTTTGCTAGGTAATTAA